In the bacterium genome, one interval contains:
- the smpB gene encoding SsrA-binding protein SmpB: MSQKEEKNNQLVSNRKAFHLYHILEKVEAGIELQGCEVKSLRLGTANFQDCYASIKDGQVYLKNMHISPYAQGNRENPDPVRTRRLLLHKREIKKLADKVAQKGLTLVPLGAYLKGNKVKISLAVAKGKNVYDKRETLKEKDIKRDTARELRDSHR, translated from the coding sequence TTGAGTCAAAAAGAAGAGAAAAATAATCAATTGGTGAGCAATCGCAAAGCGTTTCACCTCTATCATATTTTAGAAAAAGTAGAGGCGGGTATTGAGTTGCAAGGGTGCGAAGTAAAGTCACTCCGTTTGGGAACTGCGAATTTTCAGGATTGTTATGCCAGTATTAAAGACGGACAGGTTTACTTGAAAAATATGCATATTTCGCCTTATGCCCAGGGAAACCGGGAGAATCCCGATCCTGTGCGGACCCGGAGATTGCTGCTGCATAAACGTGAGATCAAGAAGTTGGCAGACAAGGTGGCGCAAAAAGGATTGACCCTGGTTCCGCTGGGTGCTTATTTAAAGGGGAATAAGGTCAAGATTTCACTGGCAGTGGCCAAGGGCAAGAATGTCTATGATAAAAGAGAGACGCTGAAAGAAAAAGATATTAAACGGGACACCGCCCGGGAATTGCGAGACAGTCATCGATGA
- the rnr gene encoding ribonuclease R — protein MARKRSNRKLLDTKQILKILQHHACSRRQLMEEMSLSSGYKMELSLLLKHLAMQGKISRLRGGLYGPRQSNKTLHGRFVQKRAGFGFVIPDDEKESDLYIPDYLIKDAMPEDTVEVEVVVKSRTRAGDKQKRQGRIVKVLKRAREDIVGRYREADGVRLIHPDSMAGIHEFLVPKDKTKKAKHGEKVVAKVLQWPHTDQEGVAAITEVLGFEDAPGVDITSIVKKFELPVKFSRPALEQAKRIAKEPDHVSMFDRLDLRGQPIVTIDGADARDFDDAVSCEDLPEGGWRLGVHIADVAHYLEEGTRLDLEARERSTSVYLPDRVIHMLPDELSCGVCSLVPNKDRLTVSVYMEIDEQGQITKREFYRSVIHSAGRLTYEEVTSVLDGKKKKNTASPFEKELRRLYAVSLALRKKRNARGSLDFDLPEPKVVLGADGKVETIEKRVQLESHRLIEDCMIAANEAVAEYLRQEDLPAIYRIHEAPSGEKLLDFEMFLKAYGYKLEIKKPSQASQAFQRLLHAWEGKQEAAVLNIALLRAMKLAVYSPKNIGHFGLGSECYTHFTSPIRRYPDLIVHRVLTEKIAQVKLTGKQRNRRAAQMAQWGEVLSKLERRAEKAEREAVRVKQMAFMEDKLGKEFSGTISMVTQFGFFVALEAFFVEGLVRAAEMQDDYYQFEESKRILLGVNHGRRFTIGQKVKIVLKRVDRLEMQIVFGLVETTGTTHKLRTGHRPRLASKRGRKRF, from the coding sequence ATGGCGCGAAAACGCTCAAATAGGAAATTATTGGATACTAAGCAGATTCTGAAAATTCTTCAGCATCATGCCTGCTCACGCAGGCAATTGATGGAGGAAATGTCACTCTCCTCCGGCTATAAGATGGAGTTGAGTCTGCTTTTGAAGCATTTGGCCATGCAAGGAAAAATTTCCCGGCTCCGTGGCGGGTTGTATGGCCCAAGACAGAGCAACAAAACATTGCATGGGCGTTTTGTTCAGAAACGAGCGGGATTTGGTTTTGTAATCCCGGACGATGAGAAAGAATCAGATCTGTATATTCCTGATTATCTTATCAAAGATGCCATGCCCGAGGATACGGTTGAGGTTGAGGTGGTTGTGAAATCCCGCACACGCGCAGGGGATAAGCAAAAGCGTCAGGGTCGTATTGTAAAGGTATTGAAAAGAGCGCGTGAGGATATTGTCGGGCGATATAGAGAAGCGGACGGTGTGCGTTTGATCCATCCGGATAGCATGGCGGGTATTCATGAATTTTTGGTTCCCAAGGATAAAACTAAAAAGGCCAAGCATGGAGAAAAGGTGGTGGCCAAGGTTCTGCAGTGGCCGCACACGGACCAAGAGGGTGTTGCAGCCATTACAGAAGTTTTGGGATTTGAGGATGCGCCGGGGGTGGACATCACCTCGATTGTGAAAAAATTTGAACTCCCGGTGAAGTTTTCCCGGCCTGCGCTGGAACAAGCAAAGCGGATTGCAAAAGAGCCGGATCATGTCAGCATGTTTGATCGACTTGACCTGCGTGGACAGCCGATTGTGACGATTGACGGTGCGGATGCCAGGGATTTTGATGATGCGGTTTCGTGTGAAGACCTTCCCGAGGGTGGCTGGCGTTTGGGTGTACATATCGCGGATGTTGCACATTATCTGGAAGAAGGCACGCGTCTGGATTTGGAAGCGCGTGAGCGCAGCACCAGTGTTTATTTACCCGACCGCGTCATTCACATGCTTCCGGATGAACTTTCTTGCGGGGTGTGCAGTCTGGTGCCGAATAAAGACCGGTTGACTGTCTCAGTCTATATGGAAATTGATGAGCAGGGTCAGATCACCAAGCGCGAGTTTTATCGCAGTGTGATTCATAGTGCCGGGCGATTGACTTATGAGGAAGTGACCTCGGTGCTGGATGGGAAAAAGAAAAAAAATACGGCATCTCCTTTTGAAAAAGAATTACGCCGTCTCTATGCAGTCTCGTTGGCGTTACGCAAGAAACGCAATGCTCGCGGGAGTCTGGATTTTGATCTGCCGGAGCCCAAAGTGGTGTTGGGTGCGGATGGCAAGGTCGAGACGATTGAAAAACGGGTGCAATTGGAAAGCCATCGTTTGATTGAGGATTGTATGATTGCCGCCAATGAGGCGGTGGCTGAATATTTACGCCAAGAGGACCTGCCGGCGATCTACAGGATTCATGAAGCACCCAGCGGCGAAAAATTACTCGACTTTGAGATGTTTTTGAAAGCGTATGGCTATAAACTGGAGATCAAAAAACCCAGCCAGGCCTCGCAGGCATTCCAAAGGCTGCTGCATGCCTGGGAAGGAAAGCAGGAGGCCGCAGTACTGAATATCGCCTTGTTGCGGGCCATGAAGTTGGCGGTCTATTCCCCTAAAAATATTGGACATTTTGGATTGGGGAGTGAGTGTTATACACATTTCACGTCACCCATCCGACGGTATCCGGATTTGATTGTACACCGTGTCTTGACAGAAAAAATAGCTCAGGTAAAATTAACCGGCAAACAACGCAATCGCCGGGCCGCCCAGATGGCGCAATGGGGCGAGGTGCTTTCCAAACTGGAGCGCAGAGCGGAGAAAGCGGAACGCGAGGCTGTGCGCGTGAAACAGATGGCATTTATGGAGGATAAGCTGGGCAAGGAATTCTCCGGCACCATCAGTATGGTGACGCAGTTTGGCTTTTTTGTTGCACTGGAAGCTTTTTTTGTTGAGGGTTTGGTACGCGCTGCAGAGATGCAGGATGATTATTATCAGTTTGAGGAAAGCAAAAGAATTTTGCTGGGCGTAAATCATGGCCGCCGGTTTACGATAGGCCAAAAGGTTAAGATTGTTCTGAAACGTGTTGACCGTCTGGAGATGCAAATTGTTTTTGGCCTGGTAGAAACAACCGGCACGACACACAAGCTTCGTACCGGGCATCGTCCGCGATTGGCAAGCAAACGGGGAAGGAAACGGTTTTGA
- a CDS encoding PRC-barrel domain-containing protein translates to MPISLKQMKTKKVASLDEGRLLGSVHTVFVDEKTNQLKSIQLSQMVWGGDQRWIRVEEIKRIGVDLIYIANESAVRTGTPPGRSIDTLLGMSISSKDGKVMGTLQDIKISSRQGKVNKLRTQNNEFITVDARELVIGKDVILVQAEAKTTETASKASKTRTLRDNLVKRTSKAMKRGEKLVKRTSTVIKSGEKLVKRTTKAVKKIIEGNEADLRRKASRKSKIKKVVKKNTKKIQGVKKGAVKKSVGKSVKKAVVGKPTVRSLKKKTAKKK, encoded by the coding sequence ATGCCAATTTCACTCAAACAGATGAAAACCAAAAAAGTTGCCAGTTTAGATGAAGGAAGATTGCTGGGAAGTGTTCATACCGTGTTTGTGGATGAAAAGACCAATCAATTGAAAAGCATTCAACTTAGCCAGATGGTCTGGGGCGGGGATCAGCGCTGGATTCGGGTGGAGGAGATTAAACGTATCGGTGTCGACCTGATTTATATAGCCAATGAAAGCGCTGTACGCACGGGAACTCCGCCCGGCCGCAGTATAGATACTTTGCTGGGAATGTCTATTTCCAGCAAAGACGGCAAGGTCATGGGGACACTGCAGGATATTAAAATTTCCAGCCGTCAGGGAAAGGTTAATAAACTTCGGACGCAAAATAATGAATTCATCACGGTGGATGCCCGCGAACTGGTTATTGGTAAGGATGTTATTTTGGTCCAGGCGGAAGCGAAAACCACTGAAACAGCTTCCAAAGCATCCAAAACACGTACCTTGCGGGATAATCTGGTCAAGCGGACATCTAAGGCGATGAAGCGGGGTGAGAAGCTGGTTAAACGGACATCCACAGTAATTAAGAGTGGTGAGAAGCTGGTCAAGCGGACGACCAAGGCAGTTAAGAAAATTATAGAAGGCAACGAGGCGGACCTGCGTCGTAAAGCAAGCCGGAAATCGAAAATAAAGAAGGTTGTGAAGAAAAATACTAAAAAGATTCAAGGTGTCAAAAAAGGCGCAGTGAAGAAAAGTGTTGGAAAATCAGTAAAAAAAGCGGTTGTTGGGAAACCTACAGTACGTTCATTGAAAAAAAAGACGGCTAAAAAGAAGTAA
- a CDS encoding PRC-barrel domain-containing protein, whose amino-acid sequence MRSWLKDIKGMWVATYTEGVMLGTVNSIYLDLAEKKVVGLVLRTGTPLAGEDSWVAIEDVKKIGVDLVFLPNESVVSKGEPQGKRMAQLVAMSVSSKDGRSLGQLADIEVDRDTWKITELGLNNNLSVDVDPVETVFGEDLILVQAGAQAQSRVSVKPKDGFIDSVLGKDFMKQTTNVFKKVLKGNEADLFKQGKKETKTAEESPAPSQDDKEA is encoded by the coding sequence ATGCGTTCATGGTTAAAGGATATCAAAGGCATGTGGGTGGCGACCTATACTGAGGGTGTGATGTTAGGCACGGTCAACAGCATCTATCTCGATTTGGCGGAGAAAAAAGTCGTGGGGCTGGTTTTGCGAACCGGAACCCCGTTGGCCGGCGAGGACAGCTGGGTCGCGATTGAAGATGTAAAAAAAATCGGGGTCGATCTGGTTTTTCTGCCCAATGAGAGTGTGGTTTCCAAGGGAGAACCCCAAGGAAAGCGCATGGCCCAATTGGTCGCCATGTCTGTTTCGAGTAAAGACGGACGGTCATTGGGTCAACTGGCTGATATTGAGGTGGACCGTGATACCTGGAAGATCACAGAACTGGGATTGAATAATAATTTGAGTGTGGATGTTGATCCGGTTGAAACGGTTTTTGGTGAGGACCTGATTCTTGTTCAGGCGGGGGCACAAGCCCAAAGCCGTGTCAGCGTTAAACCAAAAGATGGATTTATAGATTCCGTATTGGGCAAGGACTTTATGAAGCAGACCACGAATGTCTTCAAAAAGGTTTTAAAAGGGAATGAGGCGGATTTGTTCAAACAAGGTAAAAAGGAGACAAAAACGGCTGAGGAAAGTCCCGCCCCATCCCAGGATGATAAGGAAGCCTAA